Part of the Henckelia pumila isolate YLH828 chromosome 2, ASM3356847v2, whole genome shotgun sequence genome is shown below.
AGAATGGCTCGAACAAATCGGCAATCTCCAAGTACATCGAGTCCCGGTACGGAAACCTCCCTCCCGCTCACTCCACGCTGCTCACCCGTCATCTCAACGGCATGAAATCTGCCGGGCAGCTTCTTCTCATCAAGAACAACTACCTCAAACCCGACCCCAACTCACCGCCACCCCGCGGTCGCGGCCGTCCCCCGAAGCCCAAAGCACCACTTCCCCCGGGAACCGTCCTCCCCCCGGCACGCCCCCGTGGACGGCCCCCTAAGTCCCATGATCCGTCTGAGCCGCCGCCACTACCGAAGCCGAAGCCCGCTGGCTCTCTTACCGGGAAAAAACGTGGACGCCCTCCGAAGGCGAGTCCTGTGGTGGCAGCCGGTAGGGGCTTGATTGAAATAAGATGATAGTTTAGGGGTTGAAACTAATTGATTGctgtgtttttgttgtttttttttatggttTTTGTTCTTGGGTTTGAAATATATGTTTTCTTGTAATC
Proteins encoded:
- the LOC140884572 gene encoding HMG-Y-related protein A-like produces the protein MVMAAEEQLNFYPQSSAPANEVAPQTLPQYPEMIFTAIEELNEKNGSNKSAISKYIESRYGNLPPAHSTLLTRHLNGMKSAGQLLLIKNNYLKPDPNSPPPRGRGRPPKPKAPLPPGTVLPPARPRGRPPKSHDPSEPPPLPKPKPAGSLTGKKRGRPPKASPVVAAGRGLIEIR